The Metabacillus sediminilitoris genome window below encodes:
- a CDS encoding DUF2529 family protein, with amino-acid sequence MMKIFTTQLTGHFNRILDQEDMNIEESARLLAGALIGEGTLYIYGCKELHGVVLEALTSTEPLVRAEALLDEAGQIKTLSPEDRVLLFTYRSTDEKAISIAKKLSDQGIQTVGVSALIKNADSGLQEITDLHVDAKLRQPLIPGDDGERYGFPALMTSLYVYYALSFTIKEILTEYEDDL; translated from the coding sequence ATGATGAAAATTTTCACCACACAATTAACCGGACATTTTAATCGTATCTTAGATCAAGAAGACATGAATATTGAAGAAAGTGCAAGACTCCTTGCTGGGGCATTAATTGGGGAAGGAACACTTTACATATATGGCTGCAAAGAGCTCCATGGTGTCGTATTGGAAGCTTTGACAAGTACCGAACCTTTAGTTCGCGCTGAGGCTCTTTTGGATGAAGCAGGTCAAATAAAAACTCTTTCACCAGAAGATCGAGTGCTTCTGTTTACGTATCGTTCAACAGATGAAAAAGCGATCTCCATTGCCAAAAAGCTGTCAGATCAAGGAATTCAAACCGTTGGGGTATCTGCTTTGATCAAAAATGCAGATTCGGGCTTACAGGAAATCACCGATTTGCATGTTGATGCAAAGCTTCGCCAGCCATTAATTCCTGGAGATGACGGTGAAAGATACGGTTTTCCTGCATTAATGACTTCTTTATATGTCTACTATGCGCTTAGTTTCACGATAAAAGAGATTTTAACTGAATATGAGGATGATCTATAA
- a CDS encoding CTP synthase: MTKYIFVTGGVVSSLGKGITAASLGRLLKNRGMSVTIQKFDPYINVDPGTMSPYQHGEVFVTDDGAETDLDLGHYERFIDINLTKYNNVTTGKIYSTVLKKERRGDYLGGTVQVIPHITNEIKDRVYRAGKETGADVVITEIGGTVGDIESLPFLEAIRQIKSDIGRDNVMYIHCTLVPYIKAAGEMKTKPTQHSVKELRSLGIQPNVIVVRTEMPISQDMKDKIALFCDIDTNAVIECRDAETLYSIPLDLQAQNLDSIVCNHLKLNCNEADMTEWKQLVERVTNLSKVTKIGLVGKYVELQDAYISVVEALRHAGYEYDSDIEIKWVNAETLTEENVREQLDDVDGILVPGGFGDRGVEGKILATTFARVNKVPFLGICLGMQVASIEFARNVVGLKGANSSEIDPTTQYPVIDLLPEQKDIEDLGGTLRLGLSPSKLQKETRAYEAYKEEVVYERHRHRYEFNNEYRQAMEEAGFVFSGTTPDGRLVEIIEIKDHPWFVASQFHPEFTSRPTRPQPLFRDFVHASLTAKEGK, encoded by the coding sequence ATGACAAAGTATATTTTTGTAACAGGTGGAGTAGTTTCTTCACTAGGAAAAGGAATTACAGCAGCTTCACTTGGCAGATTATTAAAAAATCGCGGTATGAGTGTAACAATTCAAAAATTCGATCCTTACATAAATGTGGATCCAGGAACAATGAGTCCTTATCAACATGGTGAGGTTTTTGTTACAGATGATGGTGCGGAGACAGATCTAGATTTAGGTCACTATGAGCGTTTCATCGATATCAACCTAACTAAATATAACAACGTAACAACTGGTAAAATATACTCAACAGTATTAAAGAAAGAACGTCGCGGTGATTACCTTGGCGGAACTGTACAAGTTATACCACACATCACAAACGAAATTAAAGATCGTGTTTACCGTGCGGGAAAAGAAACAGGTGCAGACGTTGTTATTACTGAGATCGGCGGAACAGTTGGTGATATCGAATCACTACCTTTCTTAGAAGCAATTCGTCAAATTAAAAGTGACATCGGCCGTGATAATGTGATGTATATTCACTGTACACTTGTTCCTTACATTAAAGCTGCTGGTGAAATGAAAACAAAGCCTACACAACATAGTGTAAAAGAACTTCGCAGCTTAGGTATTCAACCGAACGTCATCGTTGTTCGTACAGAAATGCCAATTTCACAAGACATGAAAGATAAAATTGCGTTATTCTGTGATATCGATACAAACGCTGTTATCGAGTGCCGTGACGCAGAAACACTTTATTCCATTCCTTTAGATTTACAAGCACAAAATTTAGATTCAATTGTATGTAATCATTTAAAACTAAACTGCAATGAAGCAGATATGACAGAATGGAAACAGCTTGTTGAGCGTGTAACAAATCTCTCGAAAGTAACAAAAATTGGTCTTGTTGGGAAATATGTTGAATTACAAGATGCATACATTTCTGTTGTCGAAGCACTTCGTCATGCAGGTTATGAATATGATTCAGATATCGAGATCAAGTGGGTTAATGCCGAAACATTAACAGAAGAAAACGTAAGAGAACAGCTTGACGATGTTGATGGAATTCTTGTTCCTGGCGGCTTCGGTGACCGCGGGGTAGAAGGTAAAATCCTTGCAACTACATTTGCGCGTGTAAACAAAGTTCCATTCCTTGGAATTTGTCTTGGTATGCAAGTAGCATCAATCGAATTTGCACGTAATGTTGTAGGCTTAAAAGGTGCAAACTCATCTGAGATTGATCCAACGACACAATATCCTGTCATTGACTTACTTCCAGAGCAAAAAGATATTGAGGACTTAGGTGGAACTCTGCGCCTAGGATTATCACCAAGTAAGCTGCAAAAAGAAACACGTGCTTATGAAGCTTATAAAGAAGAAGTTGTATATGAGCGTCACCGTCATCGTTATGAATTCAATAATGAATACCGCCAAGCAATGGAAGAAGCAGGCTTTGTCTTCTCAGGAACAACACCTGACGGACGTTTAGTTGAAATCATTGAAATTAAAGATCACCCATGGTTTGTGGCATCACAATTCCACCCGGAATTCACATCTAGACCAACTAGACCACAACCATTATTCCGTGATTTCGTACATGCATCATTAACAGCGAAAGAAGGAAAATAA
- the rpoE gene encoding DNA-directed RNA polymerase subunit delta produces the protein MSLKQLTEEQIKEMAMVEVAYELFLESKKPYIFSELVEEIATLLGLTKQQVEDKIAQFYTDINIDGRFICVGENMWGLRTWYPYEQIEEEIVPTVTPKKKKTKKGAKADLEDDFDDIEDHLDYDELDEYDDTDLDDDDDDDDFDDIDDVDLDEDDDDDDLIEDDEEFELDDDDEDLDDEEEEI, from the coding sequence TTGAGTCTAAAGCAATTAACAGAAGAGCAAATAAAGGAAATGGCAATGGTTGAAGTAGCTTATGAACTTTTCCTAGAAAGCAAAAAGCCATATATTTTTAGTGAATTAGTGGAAGAGATTGCTACACTTCTTGGTTTAACGAAACAACAAGTTGAAGATAAAATTGCACAATTTTATACAGATATTAATATCGATGGCCGCTTTATTTGTGTAGGTGAAAACATGTGGGGATTAAGAACGTGGTACCCGTATGAGCAAATTGAAGAAGAAATTGTGCCAACTGTGACACCTAAAAAGAAAAAGACGAAAAAAGGTGCAAAAGCTGACCTTGAGGATGATTTCGATGATATCGAAGACCATCTTGATTATGATGAATTAGATGAATACGATGATACTGATCTTGATGATGACGACGATGACGATGATTTTGACGATATCGATGATGTCGATTTAGATGAAGATGATGATGACGATGATCTGATTGAAGATGATGAAGAATTCGAATTAGATGATGATGATGAAGATCTAGATGATGAAGAGGAAGAAATTTAA
- the icmF gene encoding fused isobutyryl-CoA mutase/GTPase IcmF → MATTEIYKPKHSVRFVTASSLFDGHDASINIMRRILQASGVEVIHLGHNRSVEEIVSAAIQEDVQGIAISSYQGGHVEFFKYMYDLLKEQGAEHIRLYGGGGGVIIPREIKELHEYGIAKIFSPDDGRELGLQGMINYMIKECDYTPLSEKNIELEQLQTGDPITVAKLISYAEMKVQEKETFPHVEELFEQLKQHDTYAPVIGITGTGGAGKSSLTDELIRRFLNEVPEITIAVLSVDPTKQKTGGALLGDRIRMNAIFSPRVYMRSLATRKSKTELSLAIQDAISVVKAAGFDLVIVETSGIGQGDAEIAEICDLSMYVMTSEFGAPSQLEKIDMIDYADFIVINKFERKGSEDAKRQVQKQYQRSRQLFDLPLDRMPVYGTIASQFNDLGTNTLFAKLLESINEKTNQQWQSSLPVAKDVEKQNVIIPSERRYYLREVSEAVRNYHKQAEEQASAATKLFQVKGTLKTLTEHEGNEGILPSLRALQERLEENLTPQSKTFLAQWPEMKEKYAQDELTTVIRNKEIVTQLRTTSLSGLSIPKVSLPKYRNDGDILLWLYKENVPGSFPYTAGVFPFKREGEDPKRQFAGEGTPERTNRRFHYLSKDDTAKRLSTAFDSVTLYGEDPAHRPDIYGKIGESGVSICTLDDMKKLYNGFDLCAPSTSVSMTINGPAPIILAMFMNTAIHQQVEKKEAELKRALSEQEYEEVKSFTLQTVRGTVQADILKEDQGQNTCIFSTEFALRLMGDIQQYFIDQKVRNYYSVSISGYHIAEAGANPISQLAFTLANGFTYVEYYLSRGMDINAFAPNLSFFFSNGLDPEYTVIGRVARRIWATVMKEKYGANERSQKLKYHVQTSGRSLHAQEIDFNDIRTTLQALMALHDNCNSLHTNAYDEAITTPTEESVRRAMAIQMIITKEHGLTKNENPLQGSFIVEELTDLVEEAVLQEFDRINERGGVLGAMETQYQRGKIQDESMHYEMKKHTGELPIIGVNTYLNPNPNTQEAMDQMELARATKEEKETQIHNLRAFQKENEGKVEEALQKLKKTAIENGNLFAELMETVQVASLGQITQALYEVGGKYRRNM, encoded by the coding sequence ATGGCGACAACAGAAATCTACAAACCGAAGCATTCCGTTCGTTTTGTAACAGCATCAAGCTTATTTGATGGTCATGATGCGTCGATCAACATTATGAGGCGTATTTTACAAGCGAGCGGTGTTGAGGTGATTCACCTTGGACATAACAGGTCGGTTGAGGAAATTGTCTCAGCTGCTATTCAAGAAGATGTCCAAGGGATTGCGATCTCATCTTATCAAGGGGGACATGTTGAGTTTTTTAAATATATGTATGATCTTTTAAAAGAGCAAGGTGCCGAACATATCCGTCTCTATGGCGGTGGCGGTGGAGTCATTATTCCCCGCGAAATAAAGGAATTGCATGAATACGGCATTGCGAAGATTTTTTCTCCAGATGATGGTAGAGAACTAGGGCTGCAAGGTATGATCAATTATATGATTAAGGAATGTGATTACACACCATTATCGGAAAAAAATATTGAGCTTGAGCAGCTGCAGACAGGAGATCCGATTACAGTTGCAAAGCTTATTTCCTATGCAGAAATGAAAGTACAGGAAAAGGAAACATTCCCACATGTTGAAGAACTGTTTGAACAGCTTAAGCAGCATGACACGTATGCTCCTGTCATTGGTATAACCGGTACAGGCGGAGCTGGAAAAAGCTCCTTAACAGATGAGCTGATCCGCAGATTTCTCAATGAGGTGCCAGAGATAACGATTGCTGTTCTATCCGTTGATCCTACAAAGCAAAAAACAGGTGGAGCACTATTAGGGGATCGGATTCGGATGAATGCTATTTTTTCACCGAGAGTGTATATGAGAAGCTTAGCAACAAGGAAATCCAAAACAGAGCTCTCATTGGCCATCCAAGATGCCATTTCCGTTGTAAAAGCGGCCGGATTCGATCTGGTTATCGTCGAAACAAGCGGGATTGGCCAAGGTGATGCCGAAATCGCGGAAATCTGTGATCTATCGATGTATGTGATGACAAGTGAGTTTGGTGCACCATCACAGCTTGAAAAAATCGATATGATTGACTATGCCGATTTCATTGTCATCAATAAATTTGAGCGCAAAGGCTCTGAGGATGCAAAGCGCCAGGTACAAAAGCAGTACCAGCGAAGCAGGCAATTATTTGATCTGCCATTAGATAGGATGCCTGTTTACGGTACAATTGCAAGTCAATTCAATGATCTTGGCACAAATACATTATTTGCAAAGCTCCTCGAATCAATCAATGAAAAAACAAACCAGCAATGGCAGTCATCCTTGCCTGTTGCAAAGGATGTAGAAAAACAAAATGTGATTATTCCTTCTGAAAGAAGATACTATTTGCGAGAAGTGAGTGAAGCAGTAAGAAACTACCATAAACAAGCAGAAGAACAAGCATCTGCTGCAACAAAGCTTTTTCAAGTGAAGGGAACATTGAAAACCCTTACAGAACATGAAGGGAATGAAGGAATTCTTCCATCTTTACGGGCTTTACAAGAGAGACTTGAAGAAAACTTAACACCACAATCTAAAACATTTTTAGCGCAATGGCCGGAAATGAAAGAAAAGTATGCTCAAGATGAGTTGACAACCGTCATTCGTAATAAAGAGATTGTGACACAATTAAGAACCACTTCATTATCAGGTTTGTCCATTCCAAAGGTTTCATTGCCTAAATATCGAAATGATGGCGATATTTTATTGTGGCTTTATAAAGAAAATGTCCCAGGTTCGTTTCCATATACAGCAGGTGTATTCCCTTTTAAACGAGAAGGAGAAGATCCAAAGCGACAATTTGCCGGAGAAGGAACACCCGAACGGACGAATCGGCGCTTTCACTATTTATCAAAGGACGATACGGCAAAACGATTAAGCACGGCATTTGATTCTGTCACATTATATGGAGAAGACCCGGCACACCGTCCAGATATTTATGGAAAGATTGGTGAGAGCGGAGTTAGTATTTGTACGTTAGATGATATGAAAAAGCTCTACAACGGTTTTGATCTTTGTGCTCCATCAACTTCAGTATCAATGACAATTAATGGACCAGCACCAATTATATTAGCCATGTTTATGAATACAGCGATACATCAGCAAGTCGAGAAAAAAGAAGCTGAGCTCAAGCGTGCCCTTTCAGAACAAGAGTATGAAGAGGTAAAGTCTTTTACCCTGCAAACTGTGAGAGGAACCGTCCAAGCCGATATTTTAAAAGAAGACCAGGGACAAAATACATGTATCTTCTCAACAGAATTTGCCTTAAGGCTTATGGGGGATATCCAGCAATACTTTATTGATCAAAAAGTAAGAAATTATTATTCTGTCTCCATTTCCGGTTATCATATCGCAGAAGCTGGTGCGAATCCGATCTCACAATTAGCATTCACTCTGGCAAATGGCTTTACATATGTAGAATATTACTTAAGCAGAGGAATGGATATTAACGCATTTGCACCAAATCTTTCTTTCTTCTTTAGTAATGGACTTGATCCCGAGTACACAGTTATTGGCCGTGTTGCCAGAAGAATCTGGGCAACTGTGATGAAAGAGAAATATGGAGCAAATGAACGAAGTCAAAAATTAAAATACCATGTACAGACCTCAGGCCGTTCTTTACATGCTCAAGAAATTGATTTTAATGATATTCGTACGACATTACAAGCATTAATGGCTCTGCATGATAATTGTAATTCCCTTCATACAAATGCATACGACGAAGCGATTACCACCCCGACAGAAGAATCGGTGCGAAGGGCAATGGCGATTCAAATGATCATTACAAAAGAACATGGCTTAACGAAAAATGAAAATCCATTGCAAGGTTCTTTCATCGTTGAGGAATTAACCGATTTAGTTGAAGAAGCAGTCCTGCAGGAATTTGATCGAATCAATGAGCGAGGCGGTGTGCTCGGTGCAATGGAAACCCAATATCAACGCGGGAAAATCCAGGATGAATCCATGCATTACGAAATGAAAAAGCACACGGGTGAACTGCCAATCATCGGTGTGAATACGTATCTTAATCCTAATCCAAACACACAGGAAGCAATGGATCAAATGGAGCTTGCCAGAGCAACGAAGGAAGAAAAAGAAACACAAATTCATAATCTTCGTGCCTTTCAAAAAGAAAATGAAGGCAAAGTGGAAGAAGCACTGCAAAAATTAAAGAAAACAGCAATTGAAAACGGCAATCTCTTTGCTGAGCTCATGGAAACCGTACAAGTCGCAAGTTTAGGTCAAATCACACAAGCCTTGTATGAAGTTGGCGGAAAATATAGACGGAATATGTAG